In Novosphingobium kaempferiae, the DNA window GTCCGCCCGCTCGGCAATGGCGAAGAGCGCACCCGCGCCGATGCGACCAAGCTCCGGGTGGTTCCACCGCGCCAGCGCCTCGGCCCCGGTCAGTCGGTCGTCGGCAAGGTTGAACTGGGGCTGGAACAGGACTTCGATCTCGTCCCGGTCGATGGCGCCGAGGAGGTCCGCCTCCAGCTGCTGCGCGGAGCGCCCCGGCGGCGTGATCTCGCCGTCCGCCCACGCCAGCCGCGTGCCCGACTGCTCGTGCGCCTCGCCAAGTGCATGGCCGAGCCGGTCGAGCATCGATTCGACGCTCTCCCCCGTCAGTGCGCGGATCAGCGCCACGCGCGGCGACAGGCGCAGGATGCCCGAGCTGACGGGAATCGGCCGCGCGATCATGTCGGCAAGCTGGTCGGCGACAAGCTGCCAGCGCTCGCGGCTGCACGCCTCGTTGGCGACGAGCAGGAAGCTGCCGCCACCCGCGCGGGCGAGCAGCCACGGTCCATCCAGCTCCTCTTCCGCGAAGTGGCCGATGCGCGCGGCGACTTCCGCCAGCGCGCCGTCGCCCGCCGCCTCGCCATAGGCCATGTTGATCGCGTCGAGCCGGCGCAGGCTGAACAGCATGGCGTGGACATGCGCCATGTGCGGCATCAGTGCCGGGTCTTCGCGCCATGCCGCCACGCGATCGTGGACCGCCTCAAGCCCCGGAATGCCGGACAGGCGGTCCTCGATCCGCTTCGGCGGTTTGCGGACCTTCTCGTTCAGTTTTACGCCCATCGCGCGGCCATAACCCAAACCCCTTGCAAAACCCTTCAAAATTCGCGAGCCCCAATCCCGGATTGGGACCGGGCCGCAAGGTCTTCAGAGGGATGTGATGAGCAACGACGCCAAGCTGGCGCTTATCGTCTCCGACAGCGCCAAGGCGCAGGCCGGAGCAAGGGCACTGCACGACTCGCACCCATGGGTCTCGCCGCAGGAAGCCGACGTGCTCGTCGTGCTCGGCGGCGACGGGTTCCTGCTGCACGTCCTGCACGAACTGCTGGACCGCGACGGGATCAAGCCGGTCTACGGCATGAACCTGGGCACCATCGGCTTCCTGATGAACGGCCCGCTGGAAGACGGCGAGACCATCGCCGCCCGCGTGGCCGAGGCGCATAGCGTCCCGGTGCGCCCGCTGTGCATGAATGCCGTGACGCAGAGCGGGGAGAAGTTCAGCTACCACGCCATCAATGAAGTCTCGCTTCTGCGCGAGACGCGCCAGACCGCCAAGCTCGAAGTGCGCATCAACGGGCGCGTCAGGATGGAGGAACTCGCGGGCGACGGCATCCTGCTGGCGACGCCGGTGGGCTCCACCGCATACAATCTTTCCGCCCACGGACCGATCCTGCCGCTCGGCTCACGCATGATGGCGATGACCCCGCTCAACCCCTTCCGCCCGCGCCGCTGGAAAGGCGCAATCCTGCCCGAGAGCGCCGAAGTGGAACTGCGCATCCTCGAACCCGGCAAGCGCCCCGTCGCCGCCGTCGCTGACCAGAAGGAAGTGCGCGACGTCGCCATCGTGCGCATCAAGGCGACCGCGGAAAAGGAACTGACGCTGCTGTTCGACCCCGGCTTCACCCTGGAGGAACGCATCTTCGCCGAGCAGTTCCAAGTCTGAACCTAACCGCGCCTTCCCCTCCATCGTCATTGCGAGGGCCGAAGGCCCGCGGCAATCCGCAGCCGCTTCGCCGTCCCCGATTGCTTCTCTCAACCGGCAATCGCGACGGGCCATCGCGAACCTAAAACTTTTTCGAAAATAGATCCGATTTTCTGCATCACGGGGTTGCCAAGGCTGAGGAAGCTGTTATTGGCGCACCCCTGCCCGGCGGTGGTAACACTGACAGGCTGCTCCCCGATAGCTCAGCGGTAGAGCATTCGACTGTTAATCGAATGGCCGTAGGTTCGAATCCTACTCGGGGAGCCAACATCTTCTTCCACCCGGAAGAA includes these proteins:
- a CDS encoding bifunctional diguanylate cyclase/phosphodiesterase, yielding MGVKLNEKVRKPPKRIEDRLSGIPGLEAVHDRVAAWREDPALMPHMAHVHAMLFSLRRLDAINMAYGEAAGDGALAEVAARIGHFAEEELDGPWLLARAGGGSFLLVANEACSRERWQLVADQLADMIARPIPVSSGILRLSPRVALIRALTGESVESMLDRLGHALGEAHEQSGTRLAWADGEITPPGRSAQQLEADLLGAIDRDEIEVLFQPQFNLADDRLTGAEALARWNHPELGRIGAGALFAIAERADHIGPLSRHIARKAMFAARDWPGTLRLSINVTPADLAFASYTRQMFELIRESGFPLRQLTLEITEQALIADIEMVARTMADFSAQGIRIALDDFGAGFCNFRYLKVLPIHYLKLDRSMIDGVTTDRRDVAVLRAIVAMARALDLEVIAEGIEEEGQREVAAREGCAYFQGFLRAQPMSAAMFAKLARAEEAKGESTGA
- a CDS encoding NAD kinase; the protein is MSNDAKLALIVSDSAKAQAGARALHDSHPWVSPQEADVLVVLGGDGFLLHVLHELLDRDGIKPVYGMNLGTIGFLMNGPLEDGETIAARVAEAHSVPVRPLCMNAVTQSGEKFSYHAINEVSLLRETRQTAKLEVRINGRVRMEELAGDGILLATPVGSTAYNLSAHGPILPLGSRMMAMTPLNPFRPRRWKGAILPESAEVELRILEPGKRPVAAVADQKEVRDVAIVRIKATAEKELTLLFDPGFTLEERIFAEQFQV